The DNA segment ATTTCATAACCCAGCTTGCGCAGCTCTTCGATGCGCGCCCAGATCGCGGCGCGCGTAACGCCGAGTTGCTGCGATAATTCGGAACCGGAAACGCCGCCGTTTTCCACGGCTCGCAGCGCCATCAGGATTTGAGTATCCACCGTCATGATCCGAAGGTTTTGTAGCTGCCCGCCCAAGACAAGGCAAGTTCCGTCCTGCGGCTCCGCGGCCTCGGTCGCGTTCGGGATTGAATCGTCCGCCGCGTCGGCCCATGCTGTCCGGGTGAGCTATCTGCCCAACGCGCGAAAAGTATTCGATACGGAAGTCGCCGCCCTACGCGCGGTGCGGGCGCACCTGGACCAATCCTTCGACGCGGTGGTGACGCTCCTTTCGCAAACCCTCAGTCAGCGCGGTAAAATTGTCATCGTCGGTATTGGCAAATCCGGCAATGTCGGCGCAAAAATCTCCGCCACCCTGACCAGCACCGGCAGCGCGAGCGTCGTGCTGAACAGCGTCAATGCGTTGCACGGCGATCTCGGCATCATCACTGATGGCGACGTGGTGCTGGCTCTCAGTTATTCCGGCGAGTCGGACGAGCTGCTCAATTTGCTGCCCGCGATCAAGCGATTCTCCGTTAAAATCATTTCGCTCACCGGCAGCCCCAAATCCACTCTCGGTCGCCACAGCGATCTCATCTTGAATGTGCGCGTGCCCAAGGAAGCCTGCCCCTTCGCACTGGCCCCGACTTCCAGCACCACGGCCATGCTCGTAATGGGCGACGCGCTCGCCATGTCCGTCATGCAGGCGCGCGGTTTTCGACAGAGTGATTTCGCCAAATATCACCCCGCCGGCGCCATCGGACGCGCCCTGCTTTTGCGCGTCGGCGAAATCATGCGCACGGGCGAGCGCAGTGCCATCGCGAACGGAAACCTCGCGGTCAAAGAAGCGTTGCTGGTCATGACCCGGGCCAAATCCGGCTGCCTCGCCGTAGTCAACGGACGCAACAAACTCATTGGCGTTTTCACCGATGGCGATTTCCGCCGCAAGATGTCCGCGGACGAACAACTGCTCTCACGCCCGCTCAAATCCGTGATGACGCCTCATCCCATTTCCATTCGCGACACCGCCCTGGCCGTGGAAGCCGTCAAGACGTTCAACGAACGCAACATTGATGATTTAATCGTAGTGAACGCCAGGAACGAACCCGTCGGCTTGATTGATTCGCAGGATTTACCCAAACTGAAAATCGTATGATCTCGTCAATAAAATGGCCGCGTCGCCACGATCCACTTTTGCCACCCGTAATCCCATAAAATCGCCCATTATGAAAACCACTGCTCCGCTGTTGCTCGTCGCATTGACCTGCTCCCTGATCATGCCTATTCAAGCTCAAACCAATGCTCCTCTCACCGCCGCCACGTATCATTGGCAGAGCCACCGCAGCGGCACTTTGCAATATCTATTGTACCTGCCGCCCGGTTACGACGCTGCCGGCCAGAAAGACTGGCCGTTGATGTTGTTCCTGCACGGCGCGGGCGAGCGCGGCAACGACGTCAACCGCGTGGCAATTCACGGCCCCTTGCACCACGTCCAGCAAGGCCAAAGCTTCCCCTTCATCATCCTCGCGCCGCAATGTCCGGCCAACGAACTTTGGCAAAACGAACCATTGCTGGCACTGCTCAACGAGTTTACCGCCACGCACAAAGTGGATAAAAAGCGCATCTACCTGACCGGACTCAGCATGGGCGGTTATGGCACTTGGAGTCTGGGGCTGGCGCATCCCGAATTGTTTGCCGCCATCGCCCCGATTTGCGGCGGCGCCAACATGATTGAGGTCATGCTCGGCACTTGGGACAAAAGACAGGACTTGCAACGGCTGCCCATCTGGGCGTTTCACGGCGCTGATGACAATGTTGTTCCGGTCGCGGAGTCGGAACGCGTGGTCAACGCGCTCAAACAAAGCGGCGTCACCAACCTCCAACTCACCATTTATCCGAACACCAAGCACGATTCCTGGAAACCAGCCTACGCCGATCCCAAGTTTTACGAGTGGATGCTGAAGCAAAGCCGCTGAACCCGGTGAATCCGGGTCCGGTTCAGCTCTTGATCCACGGCAGAATCCGTAGCCGCGACGGCGCAATAAAATGTTGCAGCAACTGCAGGTTGGTGCGACTCGCCTTATCCGCGCGAGGTTGCTGAACCAGCACCACCCGCGCTTCCGGTCGGAGCGGCGCCGGCAACGCGTCAAGAACCAGCCGCACCTGATTGATTGCGCCCAGCTTGTTCGCCGTCACAATGATTGGCGTCGCCTTCAAAGCGACAATCAGATCACGCGAATCAAAATCCGCGCCTAGCGGACTGAGCAATCCGCCGGCGCCCTCGACCACCACGACTTCAAACGCCTTGCCGACCCGGTGAATTTGCCGTACCACTTCACGCAGTTGGACCTTGCGATGTTCTTGTGCCGCCGCCAGCACCGGGGCAATCGGCGCGCGAAAATGCCATGGGTTCACCTCGTCCAGCGAAAGCACTTGGCCTGCCGCCGCGCGCAAAATCCGGCCGTCACTGCGCCCTCCCGAAGCCACCGGTTTCAACGCGGCCACGCGGAATCCCAACTGCCGCAGATACAACGTCGCCAATGCGGTGAAAACAGTTTTCCCCACGCCCGTATCCGTGCCAGTGACGAAAAGTATTTGTGGCGACTTCATTGGGCACGTCCAAATTTTCGTTCCAGCTCGCGATAATTCATCTCGATAAGCGTGGGTCGCCCATGTGGACAGGTGTAGGGCATGGCGCAGTGCCGCAGGTCTTCCACCAAATTTTCCAACTCCCGTCCGGCCAGCGGATCATTGGCTTTCACGGCATGGCGACACACCGTTTTCGCCACCACGCTCTCGCCCAGCCGGGCGGAATTGATGCCCTGCCCCGCCGTCTTCAGTTCGTCAACCAGATCCAGCATGAATCGCCGCGCGTCACCGACTCTGACGAAAGGCGGCAGCGCATCGAGCAGAAATGTCTGTTCGCCAAACTCGCTCAAGCCCACGCCAAGGCGCGTCAACGCCTCAAGCTGGCCGCGCAAGAAATTGGCGTCGCGCGGCGCTAACTCAACCGTCTCCGGCAGCAACAGCTTTTGCGATGGCGCAAGCTCCTTGCGTTCCAATCGGGTCAACATCTGCTCAAACAGGATGCGTTCGTGCGCCGCATGTTGATCCAACAACACCAAGCCTCGATCTGATTCCAACACAACGTAGAGCCGTCCAATGACGCCCACCAACCGCAACGGCACGGCCAGAAGCGGCGGCGCGCCCACCGCGTTCGGGGCTGCCGACAAACTCGTTTCCCGTTCAGCCGTCACCGCCGCTCCCTCAGCGGAATGTTGATCTCCAGGCAGCGCGGGAAGCGGTCTGTCCACCTCGGCCGGACGGGCGGGAGCAAATCCTATTTTCAACGCGCTCTGCTCTGTCGCCCGCGACACTGCCGGTGATTGACTTGGAAATTGCGGTAACGTCGGCGTCACCATTGCGCGCGCCGTCGCCAAATCACTTGCGCGACTGACCTCTTCAGTTCCTGCAACAACTTCCAAGCGCTGCGACTCCGATGGCGCAACGGCTGGGGGTTGCTGATGAAATTTCAACAACGCCTGACGCACCGCTTCCGCCACGCCGCGTGACACTTCGCGCTCGCGATGGAACTTCACTTCGCGCTTGGTCGGATGAATGTTCACATCCACCGCCGCCGGATCAATTTCGAGAAACAAACAACCAACCGGATAACGGCCTTTCATCAAAGCGGTGTGGTAGCCCTCCAACAGGGCAAAATTGACGCTGCGATTTTCCACCGGGCGACGGTTCACGAACACGTATTGGTCCTGCCGATTCGCTCGCGAGACACCCGGCGCACCAATCAATCCCCAAACCCGGAATTGTGGATTTCGAGCTGCGTGCCCCGATGCGGGAAGCTCCGGAAGCGCATTCTCAAATGATTCCGTCTCATCGAAAGTCTCACGCTCCTCCACCGCGTAGTCCGCCGTGAAATCCACTTCGACCAATTTCACTTCTCCGAGCAACGCGCGAATCCGCTCGCGCAAGGCGACTAATTTTTCCGCGGTAGTCGCGCCGGAACGCTGAGCCGGAAGCTGCCAGACTGTGCGTCCGTCCTTGAGAAAAGTGAATGCCACCTGCGGAAACGCCAGTGCCGCCAAGGTCAGATAGTGCTGGATGTGCGCCGCTTCTGTTTCCTCCGTGCGCAAAAATTTTCGACGGGCCGGCAGATTGAAAAACAACTGACGCACCTCGACGCTCGTGCCGGTGGCGCAACCGGCGGCCTTGACCTCGATAATCTTGCCGCCGTTGACCACGACCTGCGTGCCCTCCGGCGAGGCACTATCGCGCTCACGGGTCGTCAGCGTGAAGCGACTGACGCTCGCGATACTCGGCAGCGCTTCCCCGCGAAATCCCATCGTGGCAATCACCGCCAAATCCTGCGCCTTGCTGATCTTGCTGGTGGCGTGGCGTTCGAGACACAGCAGCGCGTCATCGCGGTTCATTCCACGGCCATCATCCGTCACCCGCACCAAACTGCGCCCGCCCGCCTGAACCTCCACCAGAATGCGCAACGCTCCGGCATCCAGCGAATTTTCGACCAGTTCCTTGACGATGCTCGCCGGTCGCTCGATCACTTCGCCCGCGGCGATTTGATTGGCGACCTGTTCCGATAACAGGCGGATGCAATTCATCAACCAGCAGAGTGACGAGAGACGCGGAACAAGTCAAACGGGAGCCACATCATGACGCCTCCAAAAGCTTCAAGTGCGTCGTGCCGATGCGCGCGGCTCCGGCAGCGATCAAGGCTCGCGCCGCCTCAAGCGTTCGGATATTTCCCACCGCCTTGATCGCCAGCTTCGGCGCCAACGCATCCCGAAGCGCTTTGATATCGTCCGCACTGACCCGGCTGTCCGGCCAGAAATCCGTTCCCGTCGCGATGGCTTTCAGCCCCGAATCCGCCACGAGTTCAATGAACTGTAGTCGTTCCGCCGGGGATAAAGCCGCGGATTCAAACGTCACACAAACCGGCCGTTCATCCGCCGCCTCCACCACATCGTGGATCTCCCGCAAAACTGCGCGCGACGAACTGTTTTTCACCTGCTCCAAACTCAGCACCAGCTCAATTTCCTGCGCGCCCAGGTCAACCGCCACTTCCGTCTCGTAACGCTTCACATCCCGGTCATTGAGTCCCAAGGGAAATCCCACCCAAGCGACCAGTTGCGTGGCGCTTTCCTCCAGCGCGTGCGCCGCCGCGAGCAAATGAGCGGTGTTGACCACCAGCGCGCGAACGTCTCGGGCGGAGGCGCAAACCGCGGCGAACTCTGGCGGAGAAACCATTGGCTTCCAGAAAGCCAGATCCGTCCGAGCCGCTAATTCACTGACCGAAAGTTGTGTCATACTTCAAATAATTTGAATTCCTACGTGCATGGGGAGCATGCACCAAGTCCCCGGCTAACGCGAAGCCGGTCGTCCGATGGTAAACCAAACCGTCTCCCCAAGTAGTAGCAAATTCGCGTCGCCCGACACAATCATCCGTGACGACGCGGATTGAATTGGAGTGACGGAAAGCATCAGTAGCGCCCGCATGACCGACGGGATGGCTTCCAGTCATTCTTGCGGCGCTGGCATTTTTCAACCGACTCTGGTGGGTGACGCCGCCCATAAACTGCGCCGAAGCTCATGCTACCTCGGAAAACCGATCGCTCCGCAAGGTCAGGAAAACGCAACAAACGATTTATGGAAAATAAAAACTGCACTTATCAATAACGCGCTTCGCGCTCAGCGTGTAGCATCGAGCACATTGACGCTCCAACTGACGCGGCGTGCGCGGGCGGCTCAAGGCGTGAACAGTTCCCCGAAGTAATAATAAAGCAGGGGCGTCAGGATTCCCGTGGCTGAAAAACAACCCAACCAAATGAACGCGTCGCGCCGCCAGAGCAGAGCCGTCGGCCGAAGGTGATTAAAATTCCGAAGCGCCAGCGCCAGCACCAGAAACGCAAGGCAGAACACGAACGCATTCCAAATACTTGATGGTAATGGATAGGGGATGGAGACGTTTAAGAAAATTAGACCGGATACCCCCAGCATTACGAGGCAGCCCCGCCGCCACCGCCGCCAGCAAAGCGTCACCGCTGCGAGAACCATCACCGCAGCGCCTACGATCAGCACCACTGGCCCGCGCCACAGTTCGTAGCCGAAAAGCGCAAACCAATTACTCAGTAAAAAGCTGTAGGCAAACCACATGCCCGGCCCAAATCCGACCACGAGAATGCCAATGGTCGCACATAACGCCTGGAGGAATTGCTGGGTGAGCGATGACGCATAGAACGCCACCAGTGCCACGATTACACACCCGATGATCCAGCCCTGGATCCAAAAGTTGCTTTCTGGACGCATCAAAGCCAAAGCGACGGGTACCGTCGCTCCTAGCAGAATGCCGCAGCCCAAGGCCACCAATGCCTTCAGCGCAAACTGCCAGTTCCGTGATACTGGCAGACAGAATTGTGCTTCCAGCGTGCCGAACCGACGCTCTTCGGCGATGGCGTTACCGCCCACCAATGCCGGCATGATGATCCAGATGACCCAAAACAGATCCACGGCCACATCGAGTGGAGAATGCCCGGCGGCGGTGTTGGCGAATCGTTGCACGATCAACGCAACGAGCTGCAGCGCCAACAACCCGCCCGCGATCAGGAAGTTGATTTGCTGGAATCGCAATTCCTTGCCCAGCAACGCCCGCAGAGGCCGCGCGGACGGCACGGTGCCCGCCGCGCGGTTCTCCGACCGCCGGCGCGTCATTTGGGGCAACGCCAGGTTACCGCCGGTCCAGGCCGTATCCTGAGCATGGAGGAATTGCCAGCGCGCAAACCAATAGCTCACCACCGAATAGATCAGCAAGAGCACCGTCAGCAGCAGGACTTGCTGGGCGGGCTGAACCATCTCCTCATTAAGGCTGAACACCGTTACCATAACGACAAAGGGAATCAGCAGGGAGATCCAAAAGGCTGCAATGACCTGACGCAACAACAGTGTGGTCCACAACCCGCCCGAAACCGCCGCGACCACAAAAGCCAGCCCCAGCAAGGCCGTTACGACGCCACGATCATCCGCGGGAATAAAGTTTTGATTAACCAGAACCAGGAAGAGGTATAAGAGCCCCACCGCGACCAATAGCACCTTGATTTTGGTGCGCCACAAATCCGTGCGCCGTCGCGGTTGCGCCAGCAACAGCGAGAAGGTGTGCGTATAAATTTCCCGCCCAAAGCTGGTCAATCCCAACAACAAACCACTGATGCCCGTTACAAATATTCCCACCGGAGCAATCTGATCGGCGGCAACGCCCGCCCCCAACACCACGTTCAATAGATTCGGGAGCAGCGCCAGCAGCATGGCGGCTATCCACATCGGCAGCAACAGGCGAATTTCTTTTCGCACCAAGACATTCATGGTTTCGTTCCCGCCAGGGTTTTCGAGACGACAAAAATTTCCTCCAGCGACAACGATTCGCTGCGCAAGTCCTCCGGTTGCAGTCGCTGCAATTGCACCATGAGTTCATCGCCATTCCCGTTCACCAGCAGCTCGACTTCGCGTCCGTCCCACCGCACTTGTAACGCACCGGACACCGGCAGATCATTGAGCGGTTGTTTGAAACGTGCGCGGATTTTCTTAAAACGCTCACGCGCCACATCCGCCGGCAGGGTTAGCAATTCGCGTCCTTGTTCAATGATCGTAAACTCATCAATCAACCCTTCGAACTCGGCGATCAGGTGTGTCGAAACAAAAACCGTGCGCTTCTCCGCGTCGCTGGATTGGTACGCGCCAATGACCGTCTGAATGAACTCGCGACGCACAATGGGATCCAGGCCGGATGTGGGTTCGTCCAGCACCAACAGTTCCGGCTCCGGACAAATCGCGCCGATGAGCGCCAGTTGCGTTTTCTGCCCCTTCGAAAGGTCGGCCGCCTTTTGATCCGGGTTCAGCGCGAATCGCTCCAACAGGTCCGCTTCCATGCGCCGGTTCCAATTCGGACGGAACGAGGCCAGGTATTCCAACGTGTCCCGCACGGTCATCCACGGATAAAACGCCACCGCGTCCGGCACGTAGGCGAGTCGTGATTTGACGACCACTTCGTCGTGCTGAGGATCGAGGCCGAACACGCGCACTCGGCCGGCATCCGGACGCAGCAAATTGAGCAGGCATTTGATGGTGGTGGTCTTGCCCGCGCCGTTGCGACCGAAAAAACCGTAGCAACGACCGGGCGCGACCGTGAGGTTCAGACCGTTGACCGCCTCGAAGCGGCCGTACCGACGCTGTAAACCTTGGATTTCAATAACCGGGGTTGAGTTCATGGCTTCTCCTGTTTGTTTTCGAAGTAATCCAACCGTTCTTTCACCAGCGCCAGGAAATCGGCGCGCTCGACCTGAAGGTGATGTGCCGTCACCACCGCTTCATCAATTTCCTTGAGCAATAGTTTTTGACGCACCGCTTTGGTGAACGGCGTGTTGCCTTCCTTGAGAAAGCAACCCTTGCCGGGAACGGTCTCGATGATGCCCTGGCTCTCCAATTCCGTGTAAGCCTTGGCCACGGTGTTGCGATTGACGCGCAATTCCTCGGCCAACTGCCGTACCGAAGGCAATGCCTCCCCGGCGTGCAACCCGCCCGACGCCGCAGCATACCGCACCTGGTCCACCAGTTGCAGGTAGGCGGGCTTGCCGGTTTTGAAATCCACGTGAAACAACATACGCGCCCAACTGTCCTATTTGCGCATGACAGTAGGACGCTTGGTAAATTTCGTCAATACTTTTTATTCGTCTTTGATCAACCCTTTACGAGCCGGCAAACGTCGGGGACTGTGATGGTCTCAAGGAGTCGGATCTGGTGTTCAGCGCAGACGCGCATCGCGAATGAACTCGGCGTGCCAGTCCAGCATCAGTTGGTTGCGACCACCGCGATGAACGGCCGCGCCTTTGAGTTCAGCCGCCACGGTGGGTGCAGTGCGCGGAAAATACGGGTCCACCGCAAATTCCACGTCGCTTAGTGAAGCGGGACGGCCCGCGATGGGATTGTTCGCTTCACGCAAATCCAGCAATGCCTGTTGCGGGGTTTTGAGCCAAAAATTATCCAACGGCACCGGGTCCTCAATGCGGTCAAACCGCCAGAACCAATAGCTCACCGCGGACCGGGGTTCGTTGGTGCGCGACAACTGCACACATTGCGACCGCGCCATGAGTTGTGGCGCACTGGCCAGTTCGGCGCAGCGCCAGACCTGGGATTCGCCCAGCTCCTGATGAAGCGTGACGGCCGCCCAGCCGCCCCGTGGATCGGATGGCGGCCAATCGGTCCAAGGCCGATAGCCAAGGGCGGTTTTCAAGGTTCGCTGGTCGGGAAAACAGTCAGCGGCATCGGCGAGATACAGGGCAAAGCCCAGACCGATCTGGTGCAGGTTTGAAAGACAGGATGTCTGTCGCGCCTTGGATTTGGCTTTGGCCAATGCCGGAAGCAGCAGCGCCGCCAGCACCGCGATGATGGCAATGACCACCAGCAATTCAATCAGGGTAAAAGCGCGGCGCATGGCACATCACTTTTCCGTCGGCGGCAGCGCAAACGCCACGTACGTGTCACCGTAGGGCGTGCCCAGTTTGTTACCGCCACACGCGGCAATGACCACGTATTGCCGACCGTTCACTTCGTAGGTGGCCGGCGGGGCGTTGCCGGTGTAGGGCAATGGCCCGGACCACAATGCAACCCCGGTTTCCTTGTCGTAAGCCCACAGTTTGTTGTCGCGGGTGCCGGCGCAGAAAACGAGTCCGCCTGCGGTAACAATGGCGCCGCCATAGTTTTCCGTGCCGGTTTTCGACACCCCTTGTGCCGCGAGTTCCGGGTATTCGCCGTGCGGCACTTTCCAGAGCAGTTTACCGGTGTTGAGGTCAATACAGCTCAACGAGCCCCACGGCGGTTGGTTCGCCGGATACCCTTCCGGATCGTAAAACTTGGGATAGCCGGCATCCCGATAACGCGGACGCTCCGTCACGAGTGGCGCGGTGACCGCAGGCCGATCCCGCACCATCAGAAAATCCAGCAGGTGTTGGAGGTCGGCTTGATTGATCACGCTCTCGGGATGCGCCGGCATGGCATTGGTGCCGCGACGCACCACATCGCGGATTTGCGCATCCGCCAACCGATGGCGCAACCCCCGCAAGGCGGGCGCCGTCCCCAGTCCCATGCGGTTCAGGCCGTGACATTGTGCGCAACTGGTTTCATAAATTTTTTGTCCGGGCGTCTTCGGCGCGTTGGGATCGTCCGGCGGATCGTCATCGCGCGCCACCGTGATGAACCAGCCGATGTGGTTCGCCGTCACGTAAAGTCGTCCCGTGTCCGCGTCCACACAGGCCCCGGTCCATTCCGCGCCGCCATCAATGTTAAAAAATAAATTTACGCGGCCCTCGCTGGTTGGACGAAACCAGCCGGTGCTGGCGCTTTTGAATTGGGTCAAGGCAAACTCCGCCGCCGCCTCCGTGCGCTCCGTTAAATCCGCCTGGGTGAATTCCTGCCGGGCAAACGGTTGCGGCAATTCCAAATCCGGCTGGTACGGGGCCGTGATTTCTCCTGGTAAATCGCTCGGGGGCGCGCGCCGCAGGCGGAAGGGAAAAATCGGTTTGCCGCTCACGCGATCGCACAACAACACATGCCCGACCTTGGTGACGGCAGCCACCACGTCCACGCGCTGGCCGTCACGGGTGATGGTGGCCAGATTCGGCGGCGCGGGAATATCCAGATCCCAGAGATCATGCCGCACTTCCTGCAAATGCCAAAGGCGTTGACCGGTGCGCGCATCCAACGCGATCAAGCAGTTGGCAAACAAATTATCGCCACGATGCCCCACGCCGATGAAATTGGGTTTCGGTCCGCCGGTGGTGATATAGGCGATGCCGCGCACTTCGTCCATCGCCATGCCGCCCCAACAATTCGCGCCATACGTGACGGGACGGTCCCAGGTGTCGTAACCAAATTCACCGGGATGCGGCACCGTGTGAAATGTCCACAGGTGTTGACCGGTTACCACGTCGAAGCCCCAAACGTCCTTCTCGAATCCCGGCACGACAACAATGCGCTGGAAGATGGTTGGTCCCGCCGTCGCGGCGCCAAAATCTCCTTGGGCCGCGCCCGGCAGCAGCGCCTTACCCTCATCGCCAAAATCGGAAATGACCTGACCTGTTTGGGGATTCAGCGCGTAAAGAAATTTACCCGCGCAAAACAGCAGCCGCTCACTCGCGTTGGCGTCGCCCGGCCAATAAATCAATCCGCGCCAGGCCGGTTTGCCGGCGGGTTTGAAACGCCACAACTCGACTCCCGTCTCCGCATTGACCGCGGCGATATGTTTGCCGGACGTAGGCGCATACATCACGTTGCCAACGACGATCGGGTTGCACTGAATGAAGTTGTTGCCGTCGCCGGAATGGTAGGTCCAGGCAACCTGTAAATTCGTGACGTTCTGCCGATTGATCTGGTCCAGCGCCGAAAAACGTGTCCCGCCATTGTCGCCGTGCGACCGCTGCCAGGTGCGGTAAGTTTCCCGCTTGGGGAAACCATTCGCCGGCGTAAGTTCATCCGATCGGGCGGCGGGGATGGTTTGATACAGCGGCAGTTTGGCGCGCTCCTCCGCGTCTTCCACCGCCCAATACTTGGGGTCGCTCAAATTCTGGGCAGTTTCGCCAACACGCCACCGTCCGATGGTTTGCGCATCCGCCTTGAAAGCAGTGGCGGCGGATTGTGGAGTGATGGTTCGCACCCCGGTGGAAATCCGCACCTGTTCCACCACTCCGTCACAACCAATCGTTCCCTCGACTAGTTGGCCGATGGCCAATTCCCCGGGAACCGGCTCTCCCTGACGCGGCGAGGCGGGCGCTGTGTGTACCAGCCTGCCGTCCACATACAGTCGGACGCGTTCCGGCTCGATAACGGCCGCAAGATAATGCCATTCGCCATCACAGATGTTGGCGTTGGATTTGAACTCACCGCCGCGGCCCGGTTGGTAAAGACTGAATCCACCGCTGCCGGCATAGGAATACAGCTCCCAATGTTCCGCTGAACTTTTGGGGTCACTGGCCACGAGGATGTTGAAATTACCCGCACTGTTGAGGCGGGCGCGACATTCAATCGTGAGCGGTCGTTGCCGATACTCCGGTTTACCGGCAAGCACCAAACTGCTTGGCGCAATGGATGATCCTGACGCAGCAAGGGCAACTGGTTGCGCGACTTTCGGCCGGGACCAACTGCGCGGTTGCGGTTTGGGGCCGGCGGGCTGGCCGTCCAGTTGTGCGACCAACCAATCCAGCCCGTCGAGGTTGTCTTGGAGACGAAGTTCCGCATCCGCGTTGACCTCCAGAATGAGTCCCACCGGACCGCGCCAGCTGCTGTCGCTGATGACGCGTAAGAGGCGCAAGTCCTGATCTCCCTGTCCGAGCGGCACCGTGCCCAGATCGTGACCGTGCAAGTCACCATCCTTGATCATGCCGTTCAAGGTGATGGCCAGCAGATAAGGTTTCATCTGGTCAAACAGTTCGGCGAACCGGTCAATTTCCCCGTGTCCATGGTGCTGCGTGTAAACCAGCCCCACATTCTCAATACCGCCCTGCCGCAAGCGCCGGATGATCTGAAGCTGATTTTCCGGAACTCCAAACCAGCCACCGTGGTTATACAATGCGACCCGGCAACCGAGCCTGGCCGCAGCGGCGGCAATGGGTTTTACCCGCACCACCAGTTGCTCCACATGAGCCGCCTGCGCCTCGGGCGTGGGTTCGAACGCCTGATCCAGACGCAGATGCGGTCCGCCCTCCAGCATGACCCATAATTGCGGATGAATGTGATTACGCTCGATGCAATCGAGAATGGCGCGCGCCTCGTCATTCAACACGCCGGGAAACCACCAGGCGGTCAGCGCGATGCCGTGGCGTCGCATGGCGGCCACTTCCGCATCGAAGGTCGGGATATGTTCCGCCCGCCAATCGTAGGCCAATTGCGGAATTCCCAATCGCGCGAGCATCTGGGCCCGCGCCTCCGGTCCGCGCTTCTGGGTGTCGAACGGCACGATGCACCACGCGAGAAGATTGGAACGCGCAAAAATATCGGTAGCCGCGCACGCAGGTTGGGGCGCGAGTAGAAATAAAAGGGTCAGCAGCGTAACTGCGCACCCCACCATGCGACGACGCAGACAGTGACGAACCAACCAATGGAATTGAAGCTTTGGTTGCGGGGCAGCAACTCCGCAGACAACAACACGCTCGAACGAGGCTGGAATGAAATCGGCCCGGTTTTTCATGATGACCCGTTGCACGTTAACTGAACCGGACCAAGTAAAGCGAGTGTTTGTGCCAACCGACCAGGTTAGACGGGAATTTATGGCGTTCCGGGCTATCGGCGACTCTACGGCGATCCATCCTTGGGCAGGCCTGTTTCTGCCGCGAAAGACACCCTGGCGACGGTAGGTCAGGCTTCGACTTCGTTCAGCAGGACGACTGTCGAGAAGATTACGCTGACAAAAAATCGGCCGGGTACGAAAGGCTACTTTTTACTCGCGTTCCAGTTGTTTGATGGCGGCGAGAATTGCGGGGCGCACCTGCGCCCATTCGCGATCTTCGTCGCTGGTCTCGAAAATGCCGCGCAATTGGCCCTGCTTATCCACCAGCACAAAAATGGTACTGTGAATAAAAAGATCGTCGTCGCTGGTGCGCTCCGCTGCGGATTTTTCAATCGCCGTCAGCTTCAGGCTGTTAATGGCCAGCGCGGCGATTTCGGATTTGGTGCCGGTCAGAAATTGCCAGCGTTGCGGATCAGCCTGGAAGCGCCCGGCGTATTTGTTGAGCACTTCGGGCGAATCGTAACCGGGATCGG comes from the Verrucomicrobiia bacterium genome and includes:
- a CDS encoding SCO family protein — translated: MVLLALILVLSLIISRRHHSAATALPVLGMVQDFTLTNQLSQPVTLADLRGKVWLADIIFTRCPGPCPRMTRQMAEVQKTLSGNAPVRLISLTTDPGYDSPEVLNKYAGRFQADPQRWQFLTGTKSEIAALAINSLKLTAIEKSAAERTSDDDLFIHSTIFVLVDKQGQLRGIFETSDEDREWAQVRPAILAAIKQLERE